The Desulfovibrio sp. genome contains the following window.
TGAATTTTGAGCTGAACATGGAAGTGTTCAACCCGGACGTGCACGACCAGATCACCGGCCACATAGACCGGGCCATCATCACGGGACGCGAAATCACCAGGGATTACCTTACCGCCCTGCCCCTGCCTGTAAAGCTGCGCAATGCCGCCTGCTGGATATTTTCTCCCTATCTGTAACCACCCACGCAAAAACCCCCAAGGCGTCTCTCAACCCGCATTATGGGCCAAAAAAACACCTTGGGGGCCTGAGCATGCATCCCTGAACCAAACTGGGGGCTGTTTTCTCAATAAAAGATTTTGCGCCGAGGACAAGGAAAACAGTATTTTTTACGACAGGAGTGGACGCTTTCTGTCCATGACTGGAGTAAAAAATGCTGGATGACGCAGTAATCGGCCAAAAGAATTATTGAGAAACGGCCCTTAGCCAAACACGCGCACAATGTCCCTTGCGTCCATGTCGGGGTGGATGGGCTTGAGCGCCAGACGGCAGAAGTCGTCAGACCTGTCCATATCCAGCTTGAGTTCGGGGCGGCGCAGCCAGTCTTCTTCCGGATCAAACGTGCCTATTTTAAAGCTGGCGGCATTGTCCCATATGTAGTTGAGGCAGTGCTCGCGCTGCGAGGTCTGGGTGGCCTTGGCGTCCAGTTCTTCCAGCAGCTCGCGCGAAAGGATTTCCGCACCCAGGCCATCGGGCCAGAGGTTGTTGCGCGGAATATGGTTATAGGCATAGTCCCAGCCGCCCTGATCGTAAAAATCCACCAACCGGTCAATGGCCCCGCTCCAGATGAGCGGATTATCGGCGCACACGCGCACCACGCGCCCGGCGTCCGCCGTGCGAGCCGCCAGACAGAACCGCGCCAGCACATCGTCCTCCGAACCGGCAACGCAGGGTACGCCGCGCCTTTGCAGATGCTCCATGAGCACACGGTCAAGAGGCGTATCCGGCACAGCCACCATGATGCCGTCAAGCTTTGCCGCCTGCGCCAGCCGCCGCGTTACCCAGTCGATAACGGGCACATCACGCAGACAGAGCAGTGATTTCATGGGGAGCCGCGTGGAGCCGAGGCGGGCCTGAACAATGGCTATAACCTTGCCGGTCTTGCGCATGGGTGTTCCTTTGTGGAGCATGTTATGCTTGCTGCGGTTCTACGGGAGCGGCATTTTCCGCCGCCTGAGGGGCGGCTGCGCCTTCCTGCAGGATATTCTGCATAAGGGCTACAACGCGCCCCTTGTTGGCCGTAAAATTAAGGGAGTTCTGGCGATCCCAAAAGCGTTTGCGCCGGGGATTCTTGAGCATGGCCAGAAAAACATTGCGAATTTTGGCATCGCTGACCCTGTCCATAATGCCCACAAATGCAAAGCCGTTGCGGGGGCGGGCAAAGGTGTGGCGCGCCTCGCGCTCGTGGTGGGCCAGCACCATTGAGGGAATCCGCATATGGGCCAGCTCGTACACCGTGCGCCCTGCGGAGCAGATGGCGAGGTCGGCCCCTTCCATCATGCGGCTCATGACATTGGTGGCCCAGGTAAATTCCACCAGCGGGTTATCCAGCCGTGCCAGATGCGCCTCCATGGCTTCCTTGTGGGCATAGCCCGGCCCCGCCACAAGGCGGATGCGGATGCCGTAGGCCCGGCAGATGGGTTCGATGATGTCCAGCACCCGGCGCGAGCAGTCGTTGAGATCCGTGCCACCAAAGGTGATGAGCACTGTCCTGAGTTCGGGACGGAAGGGATTGCGCGCCGCGCCCAGAAACTCATCCCGCAGGCAAAAATAATCCGGCCCGTAACGCAGGCGCTCGTTGCTGTCCCTGTCTTCGTACAGGGCATTGACCACCAGCCGCGCCCAGTCCGCGCCGGGGCCTTCATCCTCAAAATTGACGCAGCGCACGCCAGCCGTGGTCAGGCGCGCCATGTAGGCCGCCGTGGTGTTCAGAATATCGTTGACCACAAGGTCGGGCCGCAGGCGCAGCACTGTGTCTGCCAGCTCCTCGTTGCCCTGACGCACGATCTTGTAGTCCTTGCGGGCAATGCTTTCCACCGCCAGCTCGCTCTCGCGCGTACAGACAAAGCTGATCTTGTGATTGGTGATCTCGTGCGCCAGCATCAGCGCGCGGAACACATGCCCCATGCCGATGGCGGGCCAGCCCGCCACCACAAAGACCACATGCCGCCGTTGCAAAAGGTGCTCGCAGATCCACCAGTCCTGATAGCCCTGAATTTCAATGGCCCTGTCGTTGAGAAAATACGGCACGATCTTGCCGCGCTCCAGTGTGTGGCCGTTGGCCTTGTCCAGCAGGGCAAGACGCAAAATGATCAGCGCGCGGCTTTCCACCACCAGCATTTTTTCGCTGTCGTGTCCAGCGTCTTCGTCCAGCAGGCTCTCAAGCCCTTCGCCCTGCACATTCCAGATGCGCTGGCGCATGCTTTTGACCGTCACCAGGCTATCGGCCTGTGCCTCGCGAAAGCGCTTCCAGGCGTCTTCCACGTCCACCCAGGTGAGCAGAGGGCAGGAGGCGCGCAAAATCATGCAGTGCTCGTATTCCCGCGCAAGTTCTGTCAGCAGCCCGCGCATTTCGGTGACGATATCAAGGCTGGTGAACCGCAGATCCTTGTTCCAGTGGTGCCGCACGCCCGCGCGTTCGCAGATGAGCGCGATTTCCTGGCTGTCGGTCAGCACAACAATATCATCGCCGGGCAAGACGCCGCGCGCGGTATTGACGGCCCGTTCCACAAGCGTAACCCCGGCCAGTTTTTTAACAAGCTGGTCAGGAATGACGGCATTTTTCTTGATGGCAGGTATGACGATGCAGCGTTCTTTCACGTGTGTTCTCTGCTGTGCGGAAGGAACAGGGCGCAGTGAGCAAACCCCGGACAACATCGTAAATTCCGATGCCGTCCGGGGCAATACAGGCCGCGTTAGCGCAGGCTGGCCAGAACCTCGCGGGTGGAGGCCAGCATGTAGTCAAATTCCTCATCCGTCAGCCAGTGCTGGAAGGGGAAGGAAATCATGGCGTCAAAGAAGGTGTCGGCATTGGGGCAGTCGGCCTTGCCCATGCCCAGACGGCGGTAGTAATCGTAGCGGTCGAGCGGAATGTACTGCACCACGCACTTCACGCCTTTTTCATTGAACATGGCGCGGATAAAGCGGTCGCGGGCTTCGGTGCCCGTGGTCATACGCGCGGCCAGCAGGTGATAGTTGTGGCGGCGGGAATCCTCGCGGTGGAACTCCAGCTCGGGAAAGTCCGCCAGCGCATCAATGAAGCGCAGGGCGCGGGCGCGCTTTTCGTCATTGATGGCGTCGATACGCTCAAGCAGCTTGGCCCCAAGCGCGCATTCCGCTTCGCCAAGGCAATAGTTGTTGGGTTGCAGGGGTTCCCCGTCCAGCATGGGCAGATCGACGTTGCCCATGGCAGGCTTCCAGTAGTCGGGCCGCTCAAAGTCATAGCCGCAATGCCCGTTGTGGCGCAGGGTGGGCACAAGGGCCGCCAGCTTGGGATCGCGCACATAGAGCATGCCGCCCTCGCCAAGAGTGGTGAGGTTCTTGTGCGAATGGAAGGAGAAAACGGCCATGTCGCCAAAGCTGCCAGCCTTTTTGCCGTTCAGCTCGGAGCCGATGGACTGGGCCGCGTCTTCAATGAGGATAAGCCCGCGCTCTTTGCACAGGGCGGCAATACCGACCATGTCTGCCACATAACCGTACAGGTGCACCACCACAACGGCCTTGGTGCGGGGCGTAATGGCTTTTTCGATGCTTTCGGCTGTGACGACCCGGGTAAGAAGGTCAACGTCAGCCCAGGCCATTGTGGCGCCCTTTTTGATGTAGGGGTAGGCAGAGGCCGTAAAGGTATGCGAAGGCATGACAACTTCATCGCCGGGCTTGAAGCGGCACAGTTGGGCCGAAAGTTCCAGAGCCGAAACGCCGTTCATGGTCACAAAGCAGCTGCCCTGGGCAACGCACTGATAGCTGGCAAACTTGCTTTCAAAATCACGCATGTGCACGCCCTGGGTGAGCGTGTCGGCATTGCGCATGACATCGACAACCACGGCGATTTCTTCTTCCGTGTAGCGGATGGCGCGGCC
Protein-coding sequences here:
- a CDS encoding NTP transferase domain-containing protein, with the protein product MLHKGTPMRKTGKVIAIVQARLGSTRLPMKSLLCLRDVPVIDWVTRRLAQAAKLDGIMVAVPDTPLDRVLMEHLQRRGVPCVAGSEDDVLARFCLAARTADAGRVVRVCADNPLIWSGAIDRLVDFYDQGGWDYAYNHIPRNNLWPDGLGAEILSRELLEELDAKATQTSQREHCLNYIWDNAASFKIGTFDPEEDWLRRPELKLDMDRSDDFCRLALKPIHPDMDARDIVRVFG
- a CDS encoding cytidine 5'-phosphate N-acetylneuraminic acid synthetase: MKERCIVIPAIKKNAVIPDQLVKKLAGVTLVERAVNTARGVLPGDDIVVLTDSQEIALICERAGVRHHWNKDLRFTSLDIVTEMRGLLTELAREYEHCMILRASCPLLTWVDVEDAWKRFREAQADSLVTVKSMRQRIWNVQGEGLESLLDEDAGHDSEKMLVVESRALIILRLALLDKANGHTLERGKIVPYFLNDRAIEIQGYQDWWICEHLLQRRHVVFVVAGWPAIGMGHVFRALMLAHEITNHKISFVCTRESELAVESIARKDYKIVRQGNEELADTVLRLRPDLVVNDILNTTAAYMARLTTAGVRCVNFEDEGPGADWARLVVNALYEDRDSNERLRYGPDYFCLRDEFLGAARNPFRPELRTVLITFGGTDLNDCSRRVLDIIEPICRAYGIRIRLVAGPGYAHKEAMEAHLARLDNPLVEFTWATNVMSRMMEGADLAICSAGRTVYELAHMRIPSMVLAHHEREARHTFARPRNGFAFVGIMDRVSDAKIRNVFLAMLKNPRRKRFWDRQNSLNFTANKGRVVALMQNILQEGAAAPQAAENAAPVEPQQA
- a CDS encoding DegT/DnrJ/EryC1/StrS family aminotransferase, encoding MDLKVNFSGRAIRYTEEEIAVVVDVMRNADTLTQGVHMRDFESKFASYQCVAQGSCFVTMNGVSALELSAQLCRFKPGDEVVMPSHTFTASAYPYIKKGATMAWADVDLLTRVVTAESIEKAITPRTKAVVVVHLYGYVADMVGIAALCKERGLILIEDAAQSIGSELNGKKAGSFGDMAVFSFHSHKNLTTLGEGGMLYVRDPKLAALVPTLRHNGHCGYDFERPDYWKPAMGNVDLPMLDGEPLQPNNYCLGEAECALGAKLLERIDAINDEKRARALRFIDALADFPELEFHREDSRRHNYHLLAARMTTGTEARDRFIRAMFNEKGVKCVVQYIPLDRYDYYRRLGMGKADCPNADTFFDAMISFPFQHWLTDEEFDYMLASTREVLASLR